A genomic segment from Dermacentor silvarum isolate Dsil-2018 chromosome 11, BIME_Dsil_1.4, whole genome shotgun sequence encodes:
- the LOC119433310 gene encoding alpha-crystallin B chain: protein MALFPLLDHGSRCPSDMARRFFDDDFGGSLLDGELFDPSFYHRRHYAHPRHHRQTSGSVCPALQGTSVACTPDKFAIRVDTRHFAPEEITVKTQDNSVVIHGKHEEKSDDRGCYVKREFTRRYILPEDVDPETVKCQLQPNGLLALEAPRKNAPKEQPKSIPIEIKHEGASGDAAKKK from the coding sequence ATGGCATTGTTTCCTCTGCTCGACCACGGTTCCCGGTGTCCCTCGGACATGGCGAGGCGCTTCTTCGACGACGACTTCGGAGGTTCTCTCCTCGATGGTGAGCTGTTTGACCCGTCGTTTTATCACCGACGCCACTATGCCCATCCTCGTCACCACCGGCAGACGTCCGGTAGCGTCTGCCCCGCACTGCAGGGCACTTCTGTCGCTTGCACACCGGACAAGTTTGCCATCCGCGTCGACACCAGGCACTTCGCTCCGGAAGAAATCACTGTGAAGACTCAGGACAACAGCGTCGTCATTCACGGCAAGCACGAGGAGAAGTCTGACGACCGCGGCTGCTACGTGAAGCGTGAGTTCACCCGACGCTACATCCTGCCCGAGGACGTCGACCCCGAAACCGTGAAGTGTCAACTGCAGCCCAACGGACTGTTGGCACTCGAAGCTCCGCGTAAGAACGCCCCCAAAGAGCAGCCAAAGAGCATCCCGATTGAAATTAAGCACGAAGGCGCTAGCGGCGACGCTGCGAAGAAAAAGTGA